In Vigna unguiculata cultivar IT97K-499-35 chromosome 3, ASM411807v1, whole genome shotgun sequence, a single genomic region encodes these proteins:
- the LOC114178017 gene encoding probable ADP-ribosylation factor GTPase-activating protein AGD8 isoform X1 — MASDAHTDKNIVFRKLKAKSENKMCFDCNAKNPTWASVTYGIFLCIDCSAVHRSLGVHISFVRSTNLDSWSPEQLKMMSFGGNNRAQVFFKQHGWTDGGKIEAKYTSRAADLYRQLLSKEVAKSMAEDGGLPSSPVASQSSQGINGLPEIRTNEVPKENILEKPEKPEATSSPKASHSVISSTVKKPIGGKKPGKSGGLGARKLTKKTSESIYEQKPEETPAPVPSSTNNMPAGPSLTSRFEYVENVQSSELNTGGSSVMSHVSPPKSSSFFADFGMDGGFPKKSGPSSSKVQIQESDEARRKFSNAKSISSSQFFGDQTKAADLDSQASLSKFSGSTAISSADLFGDSKDNAIDLSASDLINRLSFQAQQDLSSLKNIAGETGKKISTLASTLMTDLQDRIL; from the exons aTGGCGTCCGATGCCCACACCGACAAGAACATTGTCTTCAGGAAACTCAAGGCCAAGTCTGAGAATAAg atgtGCTTCGATTGCAATGCGAAGAACCCTACCTGGGCGTCCGTCACGTATGGGATCTTTCTCTGCATCGATTGCTCCGCCGTTCATCGCAGTCTCGGCGTGCACATCAGCTTCGTGAG GTCTACAAATTTAGACTCATGGAGTCCTGAGCAACTAAAGATGATGAGCTTTGGAGGAAACAATCGTGCACAGGTTTTCTTTAAACAACATGGTTGGACTGATGGTGGCAAAATAGAGGCTAAATACACATCCAGGGCTGCGGATTTGTATAGGCAACTTCTTTCGAAGGAAGTGGCTAAGAGTATGGCTGAGGATGGAGGCTTGCCTTCATCACCTGTTGCTTCTCAGTCTTCCCAGGGTATTAATGGGCTTCCTGAAATCAGGACCAATGAAGTTCCAAAAGAAAACATTCTGGAGAAGCCTGAAAAGCCTGAGGCCACCTCTTCACCTAAGGCTTCTCACTCAGTAATTTCAAGTACTGTCAAGAAACCTATTGGGGGTAAAAAACCTGGGAAGAGTGGGGGGCTTGGTGCTCGTAAACTCACTAAAAAG ACAAGTGAGTCTATCTATGAGCAGAAGCCTGAGGAAACCCCTGCTCCTGTTCCATCCTCAACCAACAATATGCCTGCTGGACCATCTCTGACATCTCGGTTTGAGTATGTAGAAAATGTCCAATCATCTGAGTTGAATACTGGAGGTTCATCCGTGATGAGTCATGTGTCTCCACCAAAGTCATCAAGCTTTTTTGCAGACTTTGGAATGGATGGTGGATTTCCAAAGAAATCTGGGCCAAGCTCCTCCAAAGTGCAA ATTCAGGAATCTGATGAGGCAAGAAGGAAGTTCTCAAATGCTAAATCTATTTCATCATCCCAATTTTTTGGAGATCAGACCAAAGCTGCAGATTTGGACTCTCAAGCTTCTTTGTCTAAGTTTTCG GGTTCGACTGCCATCTCCAGTGCTGATCTTTTTGGTGACTCAAAAGACAACGCCATTGATCTTTCTGCTAGTGACCTCATCAATCGATTATCTTTCCAG GCACAACAGGACCTCTCTTCCCTTAAGAACATTGCAGGAGAGACTGGAAAGAAGATCAGCACATTAGCCTCCACATTGATGACGGATCTTCAGGACCGAATCCTCTAA
- the LOC114178017 gene encoding probable ADP-ribosylation factor GTPase-activating protein AGD8 isoform X3, whose protein sequence is MIQITSTNLDSWSPEQLKMMSFGGNNRAQVFFKQHGWTDGGKIEAKYTSRAADLYRQLLSKEVAKSMAEDGGLPSSPVASQSSQGINGLPEIRTNEVPKENILEKPEKPEATSSPKASHSVISSTVKKPIGGKKPGKSGGLGARKLTKKTSESIYEQKPEETPAPVPSSTNNMPAGPSLTSRFEYVENVQSSELNTGGSSVMSHVSPPKSSSFFADFGMDGGFPKKSGPSSSKVQIQESDEARRKFSNAKSISSSQFFGDQTKAADLDSQASLSKFSGSTAISSADLFGDSKDNAIDLSASDLINRLSFQAQQDLSSLKNIAGETGKKISTLASTLMTDLQDRIL, encoded by the exons ATGATTCAAATCAC GTCTACAAATTTAGACTCATGGAGTCCTGAGCAACTAAAGATGATGAGCTTTGGAGGAAACAATCGTGCACAGGTTTTCTTTAAACAACATGGTTGGACTGATGGTGGCAAAATAGAGGCTAAATACACATCCAGGGCTGCGGATTTGTATAGGCAACTTCTTTCGAAGGAAGTGGCTAAGAGTATGGCTGAGGATGGAGGCTTGCCTTCATCACCTGTTGCTTCTCAGTCTTCCCAGGGTATTAATGGGCTTCCTGAAATCAGGACCAATGAAGTTCCAAAAGAAAACATTCTGGAGAAGCCTGAAAAGCCTGAGGCCACCTCTTCACCTAAGGCTTCTCACTCAGTAATTTCAAGTACTGTCAAGAAACCTATTGGGGGTAAAAAACCTGGGAAGAGTGGGGGGCTTGGTGCTCGTAAACTCACTAAAAAG ACAAGTGAGTCTATCTATGAGCAGAAGCCTGAGGAAACCCCTGCTCCTGTTCCATCCTCAACCAACAATATGCCTGCTGGACCATCTCTGACATCTCGGTTTGAGTATGTAGAAAATGTCCAATCATCTGAGTTGAATACTGGAGGTTCATCCGTGATGAGTCATGTGTCTCCACCAAAGTCATCAAGCTTTTTTGCAGACTTTGGAATGGATGGTGGATTTCCAAAGAAATCTGGGCCAAGCTCCTCCAAAGTGCAA ATTCAGGAATCTGATGAGGCAAGAAGGAAGTTCTCAAATGCTAAATCTATTTCATCATCCCAATTTTTTGGAGATCAGACCAAAGCTGCAGATTTGGACTCTCAAGCTTCTTTGTCTAAGTTTTCG GGTTCGACTGCCATCTCCAGTGCTGATCTTTTTGGTGACTCAAAAGACAACGCCATTGATCTTTCTGCTAGTGACCTCATCAATCGATTATCTTTCCAG GCACAACAGGACCTCTCTTCCCTTAAGAACATTGCAGGAGAGACTGGAAAGAAGATCAGCACATTAGCCTCCACATTGATGACGGATCTTCAGGACCGAATCCTCTAA
- the LOC114178017 gene encoding probable ADP-ribosylation factor GTPase-activating protein AGD8 isoform X2: MASDAHTDKNIVFRKLKAKSENKMCFDCNAKNPTWASVTYGIFLCIDCSAVHRSLGVHISFVRSTNLDSWSPEQLKMMSFGGNNRAQVFFKQHGWTDGGKIEAKYTSRAADLYRQLLSKEVAKSMAEDGGLPSSPVASQSSQGINGLPEIRTNEVPKENILEKPEKPEATSSPKASHSVISSTVKKPIGGKKPGKSGGLGARKLTKKTSESIYEQKPEETPAPVPSSTNNMPAGPSLTSRFEYVENVQSSELNTGGSSVMSHVSPPKSSSFFADFGMDGGFPKKSGPSSSKVQESDEARRKFSNAKSISSSQFFGDQTKAADLDSQASLSKFSGSTAISSADLFGDSKDNAIDLSASDLINRLSFQAQQDLSSLKNIAGETGKKISTLASTLMTDLQDRIL; the protein is encoded by the exons aTGGCGTCCGATGCCCACACCGACAAGAACATTGTCTTCAGGAAACTCAAGGCCAAGTCTGAGAATAAg atgtGCTTCGATTGCAATGCGAAGAACCCTACCTGGGCGTCCGTCACGTATGGGATCTTTCTCTGCATCGATTGCTCCGCCGTTCATCGCAGTCTCGGCGTGCACATCAGCTTCGTGAG GTCTACAAATTTAGACTCATGGAGTCCTGAGCAACTAAAGATGATGAGCTTTGGAGGAAACAATCGTGCACAGGTTTTCTTTAAACAACATGGTTGGACTGATGGTGGCAAAATAGAGGCTAAATACACATCCAGGGCTGCGGATTTGTATAGGCAACTTCTTTCGAAGGAAGTGGCTAAGAGTATGGCTGAGGATGGAGGCTTGCCTTCATCACCTGTTGCTTCTCAGTCTTCCCAGGGTATTAATGGGCTTCCTGAAATCAGGACCAATGAAGTTCCAAAAGAAAACATTCTGGAGAAGCCTGAAAAGCCTGAGGCCACCTCTTCACCTAAGGCTTCTCACTCAGTAATTTCAAGTACTGTCAAGAAACCTATTGGGGGTAAAAAACCTGGGAAGAGTGGGGGGCTTGGTGCTCGTAAACTCACTAAAAAG ACAAGTGAGTCTATCTATGAGCAGAAGCCTGAGGAAACCCCTGCTCCTGTTCCATCCTCAACCAACAATATGCCTGCTGGACCATCTCTGACATCTCGGTTTGAGTATGTAGAAAATGTCCAATCATCTGAGTTGAATACTGGAGGTTCATCCGTGATGAGTCATGTGTCTCCACCAAAGTCATCAAGCTTTTTTGCAGACTTTGGAATGGATGGTGGATTTCCAAAGAAATCTGGGCCAAGCTCCTCCAAAGTGCAA GAATCTGATGAGGCAAGAAGGAAGTTCTCAAATGCTAAATCTATTTCATCATCCCAATTTTTTGGAGATCAGACCAAAGCTGCAGATTTGGACTCTCAAGCTTCTTTGTCTAAGTTTTCG GGTTCGACTGCCATCTCCAGTGCTGATCTTTTTGGTGACTCAAAAGACAACGCCATTGATCTTTCTGCTAGTGACCTCATCAATCGATTATCTTTCCAG GCACAACAGGACCTCTCTTCCCTTAAGAACATTGCAGGAGAGACTGGAAAGAAGATCAGCACATTAGCCTCCACATTGATGACGGATCTTCAGGACCGAATCCTCTAA
- the LOC114175407 gene encoding uncharacterized protein LOC114175407: MLNDTNGADDPDGSDDSNGLDDLEEPDDPNEPNNPNGPDDPNGPVDPNRPNDPDWPDDPNGLDDPNGPNDPDGSVDSNGHYDQNRRYDQNGPDNLECLTTRMGQTIRTRPMI; encoded by the coding sequence ATGCTCAACGACACAAATGGGgccgacgatccagacgggtcTGATGACTCGAATGGACTTGATGATCTAGAGGAGCCTGATGACCCAAACGAGCCCAACAACCcaaacgggcctgacgacccaaacgggcctgtCGACCCAAACAGGCCTAACGACCCAGACTGGCCCGACGATCCTAATGGGCTCGACGATCCaaacgggcccaatgacccggaCGGATCCGTCGACTCGAACGGGCATTACGACCAGAACAGGCGTTACGACcagaacgggcccgacaacctggAATGCCTAACGACTCGGATGGGGCAGACTATCCGAACAAGACCAATGATTTGA
- the LOC114176132 gene encoding glycine-rich cell wall structural protein 1.0-like: MATSKLVSILFFALLSVGICSAARTLLVSIGHGIGDDIHGSIGVTGGGYGGGGGSGGGGGYGGAGAHGVGGYGGGAGGGEGAGGGYGAAGGGHGGGGGSGGGGGSGGVAGGGYGGGAGKGGGEGYGGGGGPGGGYGGGGGGGRGGGGGGGAGGAGGGYGGGEGAGSGGGYGGEHGGGYGGGGGSGGGGGGGAGPGGASGGGYGSGGGSGGGYGGGAAGGGGGGSGGGGGGGYGGGGAHGGGYGGGAGGGEGGGHGGYYP, encoded by the coding sequence ATGGCTACTTCCAAACTTGTCAGCATTCTTTTCTTTGCGCTGTTGAGTGTAGGCATTTGCTCCGCCGCCAGAACACTACTAGTGAGTATAGGTCACGGCATTggtgatgatatccatggttcCATTGGTGTTACCGGAGGAGGTTACGGAGGTGGTGGAGGTTCAGGTGGAGGTGGAGGATACGGAGGCGCTGGAGCGCATGGCGTAGGTGGTTATGGAGGAGGAGCTGGTGGAGGTGAAGGTGCAGGTGGGGGATATGGAGCAGCTGgcggtggccatggtggtggGGGAGGGAGTGGAGGCGGTGGAGGCTCTGGCGGTGTTGCAGGTGGCGGATATGGAGGAGGAGCCGGAAAAGGAGGTGGTGAAGGGTACGGCGGGGGTGGAGGTCCTGGGGGTGGTTATGGTGGAGGCGGCGGAGGTGGCAGAGGAGGCGGCGGAGGAGGTGGTGCAGGAGGTGCTGGTGGGGGGTATGGGGGTGGCGAAGGAGCTGGATCGGGAGGTGGATATGGTGGAGAGCATGGTGGTGGAtatggaggtggtggtggaagTGGTGGCGGTGGAGGGGGTGGTGCCGGCCCTGGTGGAGCTTCTGGAGGTGGATATGGTAGTGGTGGAGGATCAGGTGGAGGATATGGAGGTGGAGCAGCTGGCGGCGGAGGCGGTGGCTCTGGTGGGggcggtggtggtggttatggtggtggAGGCGCACATGGAGGGGGTTATGGAGGTGGTGCTGGTGGCGGGGAAGGTGGTGGCCACGGTGGATACTACCCTTGA